tttggaacttgtggtgtaaaacgaagcacatatattttgtgtggctataaatcattgcataaaggtaaattgcttccaaatagggaaagaggtcattctttttggtacagactaaaaaggaaataggttcacggGTTGGGGCTTAGcgggtttaacgggttcgggttcatccgggtaaaaattgaaccgtaagggttacgAGTTGAGGGGGTCGGGccgggtttagtgtattttttaattttgtatttgtattttgtataactattgtaagttatattaatacaaagtattaacataaagaatacaaggaagatggaaaaaaattgcacttctaaattgcaagtgctacatttatttcaaaattacaaaattaaagtttgcatttaaaaagtaaattaacaaaaagtagtaaaactaaattttcatgcataataaattaataatactTCATATTAATccaacaaactaaaaattaagcataaatacgtctaataattttaaaataacacaaattgtcttaaaatcttaaatatgaattttcggaggacgctcaagacaatactttatatgcctccttaaactgcCTGTGCCAGACCCTGAACGAAGATTTAAGACTTGACTAtagttcttgcactttactttgtgacattcttcattttcttctaccacctcaaagtgttgCCAAACATATGAGCGTACTCTAGAAGTACGAgacatgatttaacttgaattgagatttgagaaatgagattgagaaatgagaaatgagaattgagaattgagagatgagtgaaggaATGAGGAAGGGGAGGGGGAAtatttatagttttagagaaggttaattttgtaaattgaaaaaaatgttaaattttaaagaaaaaagaggctATTAATGCAATTAAGGGTGTTAACCAACGGATCCCTGCCCGGGGTGACCATTGCCAACCGTTAATGGGCCCCACAGAGTCGTCGGAAGTGAAACAATTGCAGTGCAGCGGATTTGTCTAAAGGATTAGCAAAGAAAAACTATTACTACTAATAAACAGGGAAAGAGAAGCTTTAAAAATGAATAGGCACCATTACCTTGATAATACAACCAATAATTTTGCTCGCTATCGACCCATACAGTCGATAGCGAAATATGAGCAATTTTGTGCCATCCGTTGTCTCTCCACTCTGATCTTTAGGAACAATGAAGTCGGTCAAGATATATGGACCGCCTGCTTGAGCCATCCAAGAACTAGTAATAATAGCAACAACAAAGACGACAACAATTTAAGTGAGGCATGAGGCCATTTTTGCTCTTCTGAGGAGGGTAGAGATGAAGTTAATTGGACTTGGAAACGTTTTGGGAAATCTACACTGTGTAGCTGCCGGGAAACAACTCAGAAAAACCAAactgaaaacaaaagaaaatgaacaCTTGTATAGCTACTACTCCAGCAGCCCGCATTTGTACAGCTATCAGATAAAATGAAGTTGTAAGCAATTAGGAACATTCATCAGTATTACCTATCAAATGCAGGGTGGTTAGAAACTTAAAGATCAAAATGAACGAAGCAATACGTGATGAAAAAGAACTGAGTTTGGAGATCTTCATCCATATATTTTGCTTTCCAAGCTTGATGAAAAAAGTAGCTGATTGTGAAATAGAGATTGCTAGTTTCCGACCATTCGTGATCTTCCTTGTGATTCCATGAATTGACTGGGGTTTAAGAACAACAAACAGAAGATTGAACAACTGCAACAATGTCAATGTATCAACGGCCAAATCGAGCTAGTAGAAAAGCAAAGGAGGAAATcctcaaaataaactaccaaattATTCTGCATCATATTTTGAACAGCGAATATGCATCAACTGAAACAAAAGAACTAATAAGAGCTGGCTCTTTCTTGGTTATGCTGTCAAGCCTACCGAGTAAATTGAAGTTTATATCTGCAACATCAGCTTAATGTTTATATCTTCTCCAAATCTATGAATATTCAAAACAAAAAACTGATATATTAACTACTGTCTAAAGATCCAAAtactgacaaaatctcagtattTGCTATCAGATGCAACCGCATCAACTTGAAATCATTGCGATATAACATGTGCTTAAGTTATGGAAGCAGATATCGGAAGACATTTGAACATCTGAGAAAGTGCGGTTGCATTCTTATCTCTGTGCAAGAGACGAACAAAGCTGAGCAATCTATTGGCCTTAAGGTGATAACTCGAGTAATCTATTGGCCACTCCTTTCCCTTTCTCGATTTCCACatcaatttttataattatttgctTTTGCAAACTTCATGTGAATTTCTTACAGGGAACAGGCAAAGTGTACCTGATTGTAAAGTTGATCAGATTGCATACATCTAAACTGTCTCGAACTTTTGCTTCTTCAAAGGACCGAAATCGACGAATAGGAGTATAGGAATGAACGACCCTCATCATTGCTATACATCCAGCGACTGGGGAAACAAATAAACATTATGTGAGAGGAAAAAAATAACGAGTAAAGTACATAGAAAAGATATTACAGACGAGTTTACGGACAAACTAGCTTATGTTAATAAGAGGATAGAACTTTAGGTGGCATACCAGATGAGGTGACCAGAAATCCAAATGCTGAACCAGTTTCGCCTTTGCGCAAACATATAGATGCATACTAAAGTGATGGAGAAGGCAAACTCTCCTTGTGTCCCAGGGCAGAAGATGGTACAGAGATGACCACCACTTTACCGCGATCCGACACGATCTGAATGTGGCCGAGGATATACATCAGATTTGTTAAATTACATTTTTCTATGAACTTCCTAGATAAAATTATTAATTTCAGCCAATACtatgtcttttcttttcttacaATGAATAAAAATTCCTGTTGTTGCAACATATTACCTTTTTTTTGTCATCATTCATCCTGATATGAAGATGCTTCCTCGGCTTCATAGTGACAATAGATGCTAGACACTGCTCAACAATATTTCATAAAGAGAGAatcaacaaacaaaaaaaaaagaagaaaaaaacagaaTTAACTTAGATCAGTTAGAGCATCTTCGTTTTAATCATTACAGGTATTTCCCATCGACTCTTATGGTAGAAATTTAAGCAACTTTTGGCCAGTAACCCCCCTTGTCAAATTATAGACGAGGTTTGAGCTGAAATTCAGGCATCACATCGTTCTAATCAACCTCCTTCTGCAAAAGAAAAGAAGTTAGATTCAAATATCAGCATTTTGTACCAGTATGGAGATTTGAATGACAGTACACACAAGCATAGAATgggaaataaatttttgaagaaaaagcaATATTACCTCAGAAATTGGTAATGGAATCGATAGCAGGAGGCTATTTCTAGACGTTGAAGCGAAGTGAGGCACCAAAGACCCAATGTTGGTAGCCGATGGAGCTGAGAAAGAGACGAGGGAAGCCGTTCTTTCAGTACTGATAAAACTTCATTCTCTAAATTTGGGACATAATCATATTGACATGTGCGTGTAtaccttttctattttttatagACAGGAAACAAACTTTGTGTCGCGTATGCCTTTGAATTCTATTAGAGCTTCGCATTCAATAGTGGACAGATGCATTACTCTAAACCACCTCCTGAAAAGGGGAAAGAACAAGAATACATGAATTTATATTGAGATGAAAGTTCAAGCAATAAATGAACTAAAAATCTACAAGATGAAGAGCGAGATATATGAAAACAATACATGGATTGCTATTGATGAGATGAATTTCCAAAGACAATAAATAGATGGCTGACATACATGTGTGTGGTAACAGATTACTAGTTCGTTAATATTACATTAAGCTATCAACGTTCTGGAGCAAATATGTGAATTCCTACCAATACCAAAATCTTTTTTTACAATGTTCCGGTGCAAATATAAGGAGTTTATCACCTTTCTTTTTTGTCATCTAACATTCAATTCATCCCAAATTGAAGATGCTTCCTCTGTTTCATAACCTCTTCACACTGCTCAACAAGATTTTTAACAAAggaaaataattaacagaaaagcaaagagaagtaacaaaaaataaaaagctacttgaaaagaaaaggaataacTTACATCTGTTAGAGCACCTTCGTTTTAATCATCACAGGTATTCATCACCGATCTCTATGGTGGGAATATGAGAAATATTTGGCCAGTAATCGCCCTTCTCAAATTCTAGGAGTGGTTCCAGCAATGGGCATTCAGAAATATCTAGTTCAGAGATGGAAGAGGGCATCCCTTTTACTGGAAGATTTTGGAGTTTAGGGCAATACAAGATATCCAGCTTAGAGAGGGAGGAAGGCTTTCTTTTCACTTGAAGAGATTGGAGATTAGGGCAATGCCAGATGGTCAGCTCAGAGAGGGAGGAGGGCAGCGCTGATTCTGGAATAGATTTGAATTGATCGCAGGAGATGATCTCTAGACGTTGAAGCGAGGTGAGGCGCCGAAGACCTTCGGTCGGTAGTGAATGGAGCTCATCATGGTCATCTAATATAAGCACAGAAAGAGACGAGGGAAGCCCTTCTTCCAACAGTGACTGAATTTGAGGTAATTTAGAAGTATGTAGAGATTCAAGAGAGGTGAGGCTTTTGAGAACTTGGCTGCTTAATGTTTTCAGATTAATTATCGAAAGAGTTCGAATAGAGGAAGGCAACTCCCAATTTTCAGAAGCAGGAATCTCTTCGTCACTACCATCATGTTTGATGTATAACTTTGTGAGACAGGGGAGTCTCTGTAAACCCCACTCCTTTCGCCCATTCACCAATTTCTTGCAATCCCAGATCCAAAGGACTTCTAAACTGAAGGGCAATACTCCTTCAGGAAAGGACTCTATTTCTGGACAATTATGCAGTTTCAGTTCCTTAAGAGATGGAAGTAGTTCCTTCATATGTTCTGGCAGCGACTTCAGCTTCTCGCATTTCCGAACATACAAAGTAAGCAACGACGTCATTTGAGCCACCGAAAGTATTTCAAGATTCTCACAGCATTCAATTTGGAGTTCTTCAGTCCCGTTGGGAATCAAAAGCCCTGTAAGGTTGTTGCAACTTTTTACAGTCAAATAGCGTGCTTGTGGGACCAACTCTGCTGATATCTCATTTATAGAATCACATTTTTCAAGTTCCAAATTCTCCAGAAACATGTTACTTGCTATAGAAATCATATCACCAACTGATGACTCCAATTTCAATTTCCCACAATGCTTTATCTTTATTTCCTTCAAGGTATTTGGCAAACTGCTAAAAGGCAAGGAGCTAAGAGACTGACAATCACTTATCCATAATTTAACTATCTGTTTCACTCCCTGAAGTTGAGACAAAAACGGTTCAGCATCATCAAAAAGAACTCCAACCTTAGGAGAaccttcaacttcaaactttttaAGACTTGAAAGTTGGATAGGTGTCTCCAGATTGAGTTCCGGACAATTTGAAATAATCAAACTTGTCAGAGAACAAAGATTTTCAGGCAACTTTCCAATCAACATGGGGCAGTTAACAATTGAAAGCTTCTGAAGTATAGGAAACTCTTCTCCATTCCCTAGTACGTGCCACTGCTTCCACTCCAGCATCTCGTCAAACTCAAGTCGCTCAAGAGAATTGAAAGGCTTTTTGGAGGACGAACTACCATAGAATTCTTCAGTCACCTCTGTTATTTGATGCATCCCGCTAATGGAAAGGAATTTCAGAGAAGGAAGCTGGCCTAATGCGGGCAAGGAATAACAGTCTTTGCAGTTGCTTAGAGACAATTCCACCAGCTCAGAAAATGAATGATCAGCTAGCCAATTTGGAAAGTTTGTCCCTCTATAACCGTTGATCTCAAGTTCTTTTATGTTTGGATTTGGATATAGCTCACCAAGTATGTCTCTTTCAATTTGTGAACTATCCGCAATACTTTCACTCCACTCCAATGATAACTTTTCAATAGGTTCCTTTCCTCTCATGTTTGCCTTCAAAGCTTCCCTTCTGTCGGCCACATTTTGCAACTCTAGAATAGATAGAGATCCATACAAGTTATGTAGTTTACCCAAATCTTCCATTGTTGAACCACTGCGATCACCTAGAAGAAATTTAGCTCCCAACAACACATGGAGGCTTTTCAACTTGCTCAAATGTAGCGGCATCTTCAAGCGAGAAGTACTGCTAACATCAAGGTGACGCAAGTTTATCAACTTTTCCATCTGCTGTGGTAACTCCTCAAGGAATTCACAAGATGATAAGAGAAGTGTCTCTAAGTTATAGAGTACACAAATGGAATCTGGTAATTTTTTTATCTCTGCCTCAGAAAGGTCCAAAAATCTTAGGAGTTTTAACTTGATGAACAAATCATACGGTAACTCTTTGATATTATAACCAGACAATGAGAGTGCCCTTAAGGATGTTAGTGTTGGCAATATATTATGCAACACCCTCTTGCTTAGAGATAGATGATAGTTGTCGTTGATTGGAAGCAATGTCCTCAGCTGCTCCAATTTGTAGAGAGGTTTCAACTTTTCAAAGTCACCATTATATCCCCTTGAATATGATAGGTGTCGACATCTTCCCACCATATCAGATCCTTTGTTATCTTCCAAATTGATGCAAAGTCTTGAAGATGTAACTTGGGCCAAATCATTGACAAGGTCATGCATTAAGAATTTCTCAGTGCCCCCTTGAAAAGAACTTGGGACCCTTTCAAACAATGATCTTGATCGCAACTCGAGAAAGTATTGGTTGCCCGAATCTTCaattattttatctttttgcaACCGTTGCACGAGACCATTAGCAATCCAGAGTTGAATAACTTGTTCTTTGTTGAATGGATAATCTTTGGGAAATATTGCACAATAGGAAAAGCATTGCTTCAAATGAACGGGAAGATCATTGTAGCTCAACATCAACGTGGGTAATATTCCATTGTCTGGCAGCTCCCATATTTCACTTGTCAAAATTCGTCTCCACTCTTCAATCTCTGATTTGGACCGTAACAAACCAGCAATTGTCTTTAGTGCTAAGGGCAAACCTTTGCACTTAGCTGCGATTTGTTTCCCGACTTCTACATGTCCTAGATGTTCCTTAGGATCCATGTTGTCAAATGCATGTCTTTCGAATAAAGACCAAGAGACATCACTAGACAAAGTATCCATGCTAATTTGCTCATTACCCATTGTCATGGCAACACTTTTCTTACGTGTCGTCACAATGATCTTACTTCCAATTTCTCCTTGTGCAAAAGGATTTATCAACTCAACCCACTCGAGGTAGTTGTCATTCCAAACATCATCTAAAACAATAAGAAACTTTTTCCCTTTTAAGCTTTCCTTcaatttgatttgaagttgattAAAATTGTTATCAAGCATCAAGTTGGATGAACCAATTTCTTCAAGTAATCCTTTTGTTATCCTAGAAGCATCATATGGTTCAGACACACAGAACCAAGCTGTCAAATTGAAATGGTCTTTCACCTTCTCATTATTGTACACAGCTTTAGCAAGTGTTGTCTTGCCAACCCCTGCCATTCCAACAATAGGAATTACACTATACGTTTTTCCATCGGCATCAACAGACAATAAATGGTCAACCAAAAACTCTATTTCATTCTGCCTACCAAAAATATCAGAATCATTAACCAAAGATGTTGAAGGCACTCTAGTTTCTTGTTTACCAGAAACAAGATAGTCCTTTAGGCCAAGCCTACCAATTTGCTTTTCCAACTCCTCCAACGTTTTAGTGGTGCCTTCCAACTTCTCCTTTATGTTAAGAAAAAATTCATCACTCAAGCACAAGTTGAGGTCACTTACCTGCTGGTTGCTTGCTTCTGCATGACTTTGATGCTGACCTTCCACCTTAACTCTCAGAACTTCATAATTGATTTTTTCCATTAAGTTTTCAGCACTGTCCACAGCATCCCGGAGTTCATTAAGCCACTGAGTCACGTCTGGATTAGATGCCTGCTTATTCTCTGCATCACTTAGCACAGCCCGGAAACCACACAAAGTCCTCCTTAGCTTCTCTAAGAGATGAAAATCATGCTTTTGCCTCTGAAACATCTTGAGCAGCTCACCCTGAGGAGCAAGCCTTTCAAAGAGAACATTCAAAGCTGAAGATAGAAATGCACCTCCAACTGCTAAGCCAATCTCCATTTCTGAATGCTGCAAAGCAAaacaagaaaatcacaaaatgatTAAGAACTTGGAGAGCTTTAATACTTAAATCTTAAAAATAGTCTTACTTTTACCTGTTCAATGCTAAGAGTAATATGAACAAGAATGCGCAAAGTATATGCTAGATGTGTCCAATGCGCAAAGCAAaacaagaaaatcacaaaatgatCAAGAATTAGCAGAAGATTAATGTTTCTATCTTAAAATAGTCTTAGTTTTAACTGTTCAATGCGAAGAGTAATATGATATAAAGTAATAATTGAGGCTAAGAAAGAGATACGGTGGGGCACTGAAATGATATAAAGTGCTGTAATGTGCCTTTTTCTCATAGCATGGGATTCCTTCCATATTTTTAGCAAGTGGATTTCGTTTCAAATTTTTAGATAATATAAAGAAGTAAGGTATACTAATTGTGTGTTATAGGTAGAATATACGTAGACACTCCAAAATATTATTTTACCCACATTGGATCTGACATGTACACAACGCCATTTTCAAAGAGTCCGAATAACAAAGTGAAATATTTTATCTAGACTATATCCGATCATTCATTACTATTACGACGTTTGTTTTGACTTGTATAGTTGACTATCTTAGAAAGAGAAAAGGACGAGTgtaatatttttgttttctaCTCTTTTtcaatctttttctttttctctttaagCATCTCCCGTTCGCCCAATGTTTTTCGAAATAAAGTTATAGAGTTAGAAGAATAAAGTGAGAAATGACAGGATGCGCCCAATGTTTTTCGAATGAAAAGTGAGTtcttttttaaacaaaaatctCTCCCAAGTTAGGAGGATCTATGGTGTTTCCACACTTCCCCTCCAGCGTGACTTTACCCAGGACCTAACGATCGTAGATAGAGGTGCTTTACCAACTGAGTGAGAGTATTTTGATTGACGTGATTATTGTGAGAATCAAGCCTCATCTTACAATTTGAAAAGTTTTATTCCGCATGAGACGCAACTATCCGCAGACAAAAGTTAGCATGAGATTCCTCTCATATTTTTGCCAAGTATATTCTGAGT
This genomic stretch from Nicotiana sylvestris chromosome 9, ASM39365v2, whole genome shotgun sequence harbors:
- the LOC104244076 gene encoding putative disease resistance RPP13-like protein 1 isoform X2, translated to MLDNNFNQLQIKLKESLKGKKFLIVLDDVWNDNYLEWVELINPFAQGEIGSKIIVTTRKKSVAMTMGNEQISMDTLSSDVSWSLFERHAFDNMDPKEHLGHVEVGKQIAAKCKGLPLALKTIAGLLRSKSEIEEWRRILTSEIWELPDNGILPTLMLSYNDLPVHLKQCFSYCAIFPKDYPFNKEQVIQLWIANGLVQRLQKDKIIEDSGNQYFLELRSRSLFERVPSSFQGGTEKFLMHDLVNDLAQVTSSRLCINLEDNKGSDMVGRCRHLSYSRGYNGDFEKLKPLYKLEQLRTLLPINDNYHLSLSKRVLHNILPTLTSLRALSLSGYNIKELPYDLFIKLKLLRFLDLSEAEIKKLPDSICVLYNLETLLLSSCEFLEELPQQMEKLINLRHLDVSSTSRLKMPLHLSKLKSLHVLLGAKFLLGDRSGSTMEDLGKLHNLYGSLSILELQNVADRREALKANMRGKEPIEKLSLEWSESIADSSQIERDILGELYPNPNIKELEINGYRGTNFPNWLADHSFSELVELSLSNCKDCYSLPALGQLPSLKFLSISGMHQITEVTEEFYGSSSSKKPFNSLERLEFDEMLEWKQWHVLGNGEEFPILQKLSIVNCPMLIGKLPENLCSLTSLIISNCPELNLETPIQLSSLKKFEVEGSPKVGVLFDDAEPFLSQLQGVKQIVKLWISDCQSLSSLPFSSLPNTLKEIKIKHCGKLKLESSVGDMISIASNMFLENLELEKCDSINEISAELVPQARYLTVKSCNNLTGLLIPNGTEELQIECCENLEILSVAQMTSLLTLYVRKCEKLKSLPEHMKELLPSLKELKLHNCPEIESFPEGVLPFSLEVLWIWDCKKLVNGRKEWGLQRLPCLTKLYIKHDGSDEEIPASENWELPSSIRTLSIINLKTLSSQVLKSLTSLESLHTSKLPQIQSLLEEGLPSSLSVLILDDHDELHSLPTEGLRRLTSLQRLEIISCDQFKSIPESALPSSLSELTIWHCPNLQSLQVKRKPSSLSKLDILYCPKLQNLPVKGMPSSISELDISECPLLEPLLEFEKGDYWPNISHIPTIEIGDEYL
- the LOC104244076 gene encoding putative disease resistance RPP13-like protein 1 isoform X1, with translation MEIGLAVGGAFLSSALNVLFERLAPQGELLKMFQRQKHDFHLLEKLRRTLCGFRAVLSDAENKQASNPDVTQWLNELRDAVDSAENLMEKINYEVLRVKVEGQHQSHAEASNQQVSDLNLCLSDEFFLNIKEKLEGTTKTLEELEKQIGRLGLKDYLVSGKQETRVPSTSLVNDSDIFGRQNEIEFLVDHLLSVDADGKTYSVIPIVGMAGVGKTTLAKAVYNNEKVKDHFNLTAWFCVSEPYDASRITKGLLEEIGSSNLMLDNNFNQLQIKLKESLKGKKFLIVLDDVWNDNYLEWVELINPFAQGEIGSKIIVTTRKKSVAMTMGNEQISMDTLSSDVSWSLFERHAFDNMDPKEHLGHVEVGKQIAAKCKGLPLALKTIAGLLRSKSEIEEWRRILTSEIWELPDNGILPTLMLSYNDLPVHLKQCFSYCAIFPKDYPFNKEQVIQLWIANGLVQRLQKDKIIEDSGNQYFLELRSRSLFERVPSSFQGGTEKFLMHDLVNDLAQVTSSRLCINLEDNKGSDMVGRCRHLSYSRGYNGDFEKLKPLYKLEQLRTLLPINDNYHLSLSKRVLHNILPTLTSLRALSLSGYNIKELPYDLFIKLKLLRFLDLSEAEIKKLPDSICVLYNLETLLLSSCEFLEELPQQMEKLINLRHLDVSSTSRLKMPLHLSKLKSLHVLLGAKFLLGDRSGSTMEDLGKLHNLYGSLSILELQNVADRREALKANMRGKEPIEKLSLEWSESIADSSQIERDILGELYPNPNIKELEINGYRGTNFPNWLADHSFSELVELSLSNCKDCYSLPALGQLPSLKFLSISGMHQITEVTEEFYGSSSSKKPFNSLERLEFDEMLEWKQWHVLGNGEEFPILQKLSIVNCPMLIGKLPENLCSLTSLIISNCPELNLETPIQLSSLKKFEVEGSPKVGVLFDDAEPFLSQLQGVKQIVKLWISDCQSLSSLPFSSLPNTLKEIKIKHCGKLKLESSVGDMISIASNMFLENLELEKCDSINEISAELVPQARYLTVKSCNNLTGLLIPNGTEELQIECCENLEILSVAQMTSLLTLYVRKCEKLKSLPEHMKELLPSLKELKLHNCPEIESFPEGVLPFSLEVLWIWDCKKLVNGRKEWGLQRLPCLTKLYIKHDGSDEEIPASENWELPSSIRTLSIINLKTLSSQVLKSLTSLESLHTSKLPQIQSLLEEGLPSSLSVLILDDHDELHSLPTEGLRRLTSLQRLEIISCDQFKSIPESALPSSLSELTIWHCPNLQSLQVKRKPSSLSKLDILYCPKLQNLPVKGMPSSISELDISECPLLEPLLEFEKGDYWPNISHIPTIEIGDEYL